The following coding sequences are from one Capsicum annuum cultivar UCD-10X-F1 chromosome 3, UCD10Xv1.1, whole genome shotgun sequence window:
- the LOC124896892 gene encoding uncharacterized protein LOC124896892 encodes MGSEQTREHSVDADESVPENDQALLDLLLEFHKLFEEPSGLPPARGVFDHRIVLQAGTEPTNKRPYRYPFIKKDIIKEYKRRVDNKVAYALSRVTGAELLALFISHTNTDLFQAIVASWDVDVDLQKLITDLQQNPTTHKCLETYLRCYCNKDASNWFSCLPMAEYWYNTSHHSAIQITSYEALYDRPPPLHLPYLPGESASAEIDNNLLNRELKLQLLKHHLTRAQIRMKQLADAHRTDRNFEVGDWGYFKIHPYKQVTITNHASHKLVTKFYGPFQIIKRVDPVAYTLLLPESVKIHSTIHVSLLKKCYELPPQISYPPTVDLANPHYPEPELVLQRRMVKKRNKAVAQVLIKWTGLPADVARIC; translated from the exons ATGGGGAGTGAACAAACGAGGGAGCATTCAGTGGATGCTGATGAAAGTGTACCTGAAAATGATCAAGCTTTATTAGATTTGTTGTTGGAGTTTCACAAGTTGTTTGAAGAACCTAGTGGTCTACCACCTGCCAGGGGGGTGTTTGATCATAGGATTGTCCTGCAAGCTGGAACTGAACCTACGAATAAAAGACCTTACAGATACCCTTTCATTAAGAAGGATATTATAAAAG AGTACAAAAGAAGAGTTGATAATAAAGTGGCCTATGCCTTGTCAAGAGTCACTGGAGCTGAGTTGCTAGCCTTGTTCATTTCACATACAAATACTGATCTGTTTCAAGCTATTGTAGCTAGTTGGGATGTTGATGTTGATCTGCAAAAGCTCATTACAGACTTACAGCAGAATCCTACAACTCACAA ATGCCTAGAGACGTACTTGAGATGCTACTGCAATAAGGATGCATCAAATTGGTTTTCTTGTCTTCCTATGGCTGAGTATTGGTATAATACCTCTCATCATTCAGCTATTCAGATAACATCGTATGAGGCTTTGTATGACAGACCTCCACCACTACATTTGCCTTACCTTCCTGGTGAATCAGCTTCAGCTGAAATTGATAACAACCTGCTGAATAGAGAGCTCAAACTTCAGTTGCTTAAGCACCACCTTACCAGAGCCCAGATAAGAATGAAACAACTGGCTGATGCTCATAGAACTGATAGGAATTTTGAGGTGGGAGACTGGGGTTACTTCAAGATTCATCCCTACAAGCAGGTTACTATCACTAATCATGCCTCACACAAGCTAGTTACTAAGTTTTATGGACCTTTTCAGATCATTAAAAGAGTTGATCCGGTTGCCTACACTCTTTTGCTACCTGAGTCTGTTAAGATACATTCTACTATCCATGTTTCTCTGTTAAAGAAATGCTATGAGTTGCCTCCACAGATCTCCTATCCTCCTACAGTTGACTTGGCAAATCCTCATTATCCTGAACCTGAGCTAGTCTTACAAAGAAGGATGGTAAAGAAAAGGAATAAGGCTGTTGCACAGGTGTTGATCAAGTGGACTGGTCTACCTGCTGATGTTGCTAGAATTTGCTAG
- the LOC107862285 gene encoding uncharacterized protein LOC107862285, with amino-acid sequence MPGNEFGDSVHNFFAQDSLPQVQHGSPIEDVNWPTSRGNMWTGSQRQIGLLSSNMKNYNLQNSDSGRGISGYPFNGQHGLNFTQPIPRPEFAKSQSQSQQPNLNGYMYDNQFYHTRQDDTNFPAVDTSSDQRHIASGGSSFFESQQWLGPEQHTRVSVRSEPSDSPVSGELFGGQQISLQQSNMLHSLQRQQSGINDMQQFQQQVMFMKMQELQRQQQLRQLEARQQSTLNQVSSCPKVASGVHSSALVNGTADSGALTHSWANELGSTNWSQHGSPVLQGSSSGLIPTNNGQAQRLMGLIPQQIDQSLYGVPVSSSRPSLNQFSQGVTDKQAVPPMPTVNSSFPANQYAPLADQVSGQDGIFLSKQGLQVESAFGDGPGQAPSNAMGLGVLPQADAMQKASAVQEFCGRQDIAVPPETSQEEAAEGASPSQNEVGLDPTEERILFGSDDNMLAAFGKSPMSGEGGNPFDGAELLDGTPSIQGGTWSALMQSAVAETSSNDVGLQEQWTGLNFHSAEIPSGSPNLTYNSERNKGTYAEDNLPQASSLNSVSVHPAGSPDMRNNYHNVLGQRFPFEPGKILQSNSSQRLVQSSGDAVSVSRENSFKCSQDYNQKKFIQGEVVHRGAGWNSNLGRNTTVTMGHTESSVGSPLANSEVFSLHNSAAIPNSSSLTSGEETSQFFQNNHQSSYWQNADPVVKSIVSKGEVLQHHVSEGNQLLHSSLDVGDKEGKMHETENSDKQENSNDSHRSNLSPHSSAAGVRGNVMSDARDSRLLPTGKHKLSNEVGRRTSWANKFQYHPMGNVDKYADPTCGMKHPTHSQPMLQQSAHGSQSMLAQVPTAEAKLEKVRLSDELTDGKGYGHVHSGGSFPGGGSNMSMMINKSIGLPPNMAPKSSPDMLQLLQKADPSRERGSTAHFNNYEHKASSDVPEAENSDGSAGHLRHSQSSAYKGFGLQLGPPSQQISVQPHLLSSQGPVEAVNSSHSSHSAAEIREKSRGQTLLPHQAQSLPVPSDLLQRELKHNTSGVPGSTIKETERHNMYGSFSSASGHTYLRNQLQNPHMVRASGQDSTNQSFGVSFEEHTPHSTEKGDSGSVLLPDGAGTIPYSPPLSMGKSQLRNFNGPHGSVSTSQASSKEPVSASPSFLMPGISLQGASSKKLTNMRTNFPPPPHLFSSQYSKDPSHIPQPNQMNIMESSLSAPERHVDQDANKGGTFISELGSGSVNSMHSVEGEQLRGKENTSEPGPMEYVDDSQGRESIVKNLREGSPANSASMQRDIEAFGRSLKPNSFPNQSYSLLNQMWTMKNAETDPSNLTLKRMKVADSSAASQQVRSDDSRMQNFSGPDDLQRSVSLQHGGRMTPHNVAFCPDESQTGSHNSNTSSVNPEQTQISPHMAPSWFNQYGSFKNGQMLQMYDAHRAAAMKTMEQPLIPANSTSGLYAFNSFQHVIHATADRSQIGNLGRSSVTNAAGTDHFSSLQTLPMNIDQRNPIMKPKKRRRATSEFTSWYKEISLDLCSDQTISLADIEWAKAVNRLTEKVKEIDSIDDGPPRLKARRRLVLTTQLMQQLFYPPPAAFLFADAKSEYESVAYSISRFALGDACGMVSCSNADTNMPHDGKELLPDKCNTSERNDRHHFTKAVEELMGRARKLESDFVSLDKRASVADMKVEELDLEKFSIFLRFVKFHGRGPSSGAESSSTDAAAAHSHKPGLEECITVLPVPKILPNSVQCLSL; translated from the exons ATGCCTGGCAATGAATTTGGAGATAGTGTTCACAATTTTTTTGCACAAGACAGCTTGCCACAAGTGCAGCATGGTTCCCCGATAGAGGACGTCAATTGGCCAACTTCTAGGGGCAATATGTGGACTGGAAGTCAGAGGCAAATAGGTCTACTCAGTTCCAACATGAAAAATTACAATTTGCAGAACTCTG ACTCTGGGAGAGGAATAAGCGGTTATCCATTCAATGGGCAGCATGGTTTAAATTTTACGCAGCCAATTCCGAGGCCTGAATTTGCTAAAAGTCAGTCACAAAGCCAGCAGCCAAATTTGAATGGCTACATGTATGATAATCAGTTTTACCACACTAGGCAGGATGACACAAACTTTCCTGCCGTGGATACTAGTTCTGATCAACGTCATATAGCTTCAGGAGGATCATCTTTTTTTGAGTCGCAGCAATGGTTGGGTCCTGAGCAGCATACAAGAGTATCTGTTAGATCCGAACCTTCAGACAGTCCTGTCAGTGGGGAGCTTTTTGGTGGTCAGCAAATCTCTCTTCAGCAATCAAACATGCTGCATTCTTTGCAGCGACAGCAGTCTGGAATTAATGACATGCAGCAATTTCAACAGCAGGTTATGTTCATGAAGATGCAAGAACTTCAGAGACAACAACAACTTCGTCAACTAGAAGCAAGGCAACAAAGTACATTAAATCAAGTTTCTTCCTGTCCCAAAGTAGCATCTGGTGTCCATTCCTCTGCATTAGTTAATGGCACTGCGGATTCTGGTGCATTAACTCATTCCTGGGCAAATGAGCTTGGCAGCACAAACTGGTCGCAACATGGTTCTCCAGTACTTCAAGGCTCCTCCAGTGGACTCATTCCCACCAATAATGGCCAGGCCCAGCGTTTAATGGGTTTGATTCCTCAGCAGATTGATCAATCTCTATATGGAGTTCCTGTTTCTAGTTCAAGACCATCTCTAAACCAGTTTTCACAAGGGGTGACAGATAAGCAAGCAGTGCCGCCAATGCCAACTGTTAATAGTTCATTTCCAGCTAATCAATATGCTCCATTAGCAGATCAAGTCAGTGGGCAGGATGGGATTTTCCTCTCTAAACAGGGTCTCCAAGTTGAAAGTGCATTTGGAGATGGTCCAGGCCAAGCTCCATCTAATGCAATGGGTTTGGGTGTCCTTCCGCAAGCTGATGCTATGCAAAAAGCGTCAGCGGTGCAGGAATTTTGTGGCAGACAGGACATAGCTGTTCCTCCAGAGACCTCACAGGAGGAAGCAGCAGAGGGAGCTTCTCCCTCTCAGAACGAAGTTGGATTAGATCCTACAGAAGAAAGAATTTTATTTGGTTCTGATGATAATATGTTGGCCGCATTTGGCAAGAGTCCTATGAGCGGTGAAGGTGGTAATCCTTTTGATGGTGCTGAATTGCTTGATGGGACTCCTTCTATCCAAGGTGGTACTTGGAGTGCTCTTATGCAGTCTGCTGTTGCAGAAACTTCTAGCAATGATGTTGGTCTACAGGAGCAGTGGACTGGTTTAAATTTTCATAGTGCTGAAATTCCTTCTGGGAGTCCGAACTTGACATACAACAGTGAGAGAAACAAAGGAACTTATGCTGAAGACAACTTGCCCCAAGCTTCATCGTTGAATTCTGTTTCTGTTCATCCCGCTGGTAGCCCCGATATGAGAAATAACTATCACAATGTTCTGGGGCAGAGGTTTCCATTTGAGCCAGGCAAGATTCTGCAATCGAATTCTTCTCAGAGACTTGTACAGTCATCTGGAGATGCAGTAAGTGTCTCAAGAGAGAACTCATTTAAATGTTCACAAGATTACAACCAGAAGAAATTCATTCAAGGTGAAGTTGTTCATAGGGGTGCGGGGTGGAATTCTAATCTTGGCCGTAATACTACAGTTACTATGGGGCACACAGAATCATCTGTGGGTAGTCCCCTGGCAAATTCAGAGGTCTTCAGCTTGCATAATTCTGCTGCAATACCAAACTCAAGTTCCTTGACCAGTGGCGAGGAAACCAgtcaatttttccaaaataatcATCAATCTAGTTATTGGCAGAATGCTGATCCGGTGGTTAAATCTATTGTCAGCAAAGGGGAGGTCCTACAGCATCATGTTTCTGAGGGCAACCAGCTTTTGCACTCGTCTCTGGATGTAGGCGACAAAGAGGGTAAAATGCACGAGACTGAGAACAGCGATAAACAGGAGAACTCAAATGACAGCCATCGCTCTAACTTATCCCCTCATTCTTCTGCTGCTGGTGTTAGGGGAAATGTTATGTCAGATGCTAGGGATTCAAGGCTTCTGCCCACTGGGAAGCATAAGTTGTCTAATGAGGTTGGTCGGAGAACTTCTTGGGCTAACAAGTTTCAGTATCATCCTATGGGAAACGTGGATAAGTATGCGGATCCTACTTGTGGAATGAAACACCCCACTCATTCTCAGCCTATGCTGCAGCAGAGTGCCCACGGTAGTCAGTCTATGTTGGCTCAGGTTCCTACTGCTGAGGCAAAACTGGAAAAG GTGCGTTTGTCTGATGAGTTGACTGACGGAAAAGGCTATGGCCATGTGCACTCTGGTGGGAGCTTTCCTGGTGGTGGATCTAATATGTCTATGATGATAAATAAATCTATTGGGCTACCACCAAATATGGCTCCAAAATCTAG TCCAGACATGCTACAACTTCTTCAGAAGGCGGACCCGTCGAGAGAGCGTGGTTCTACGGCTCACTTCAACAATTATGAACATAAAGCATCATCTGATGTGCCTGAAGCCGAAAATTCTGATGGGTCTGCTGGACACCTCCGGCATAGTCAGTCTTCTGCCTATAAAGGTTTTGGTCTTCAACTTGGCCCTCCATCACAGCAGATCTCGGTCCAACCCCATCTCTTGTCATCTCAAGGTCCTGTTGAAGCAGTTAACTCTTCACATTCAAGCCATTCTGCTGCTGAGATTAGAGAGAAAAGTCGGGGGCAGACGCTCCTTCCTCATCAGGCTCAATCCTTGCCTGTCCCTTCTGACCTATTACAGCGAGAGTTGAAGCATAACACATCTGGAGTTCCAGGAAGTACAATTAAAGAAACTGAAAGGCACAACATGTATGGGAGCTTTTCTTCAGCTTCTGGTCATACTTACTTGAGAAACCAGCTTCAAAATCCCCATATGGTTAGGGCTAGTGGGCAAGATTCAACAAATCAGTCTTTTGGTGTATCTTTTGAGGAACATACTCCCCATTCAACAGAAAAAGGAGATTCTGGCAGTGTGCTGTTGCCAGATGGGGCTGGCACCATACCGTATAGCCCCCCTCTCTCTATGGGCAAGTCTCAGTTAAGAAATTTCAATGGTCCCCATGGAAGTGTCTCCACTAGTCAAGCCTCGTCCAAGGAGCCAGTGTCAGCTTCCCCGTCTTTTTTGATGCCTGGGATATCTCTGCAGGGGGCATCTTCCAAGAAGTTAACTAATATGCGGACCAATTTTCCACCCCCACCACACCTTTTTAGTAGTCAGTATAGCAAGGATCCTTCCCATATCCCCCAGCCAAATCAGATGAACATTATGGAGTCATCATTATCTGCTCCAGAGAGGCATGTTGATCAAGATGCCAACAAAGGAGGGACTTTCATATCTGAGCTTGGTAGTGGTTCAGTGAATTCTATGCATTCTGTCGAGGGGGAACAACTGAGAGGAAAGGAGAACACGTCTGAGCCAGGACCTATGGAATATGTGGATGATTCACAGGGTAGAGAATCTATTGTCAAGAATCTCCGCGAAGGATCTCCTGCAAATTCCGCCTCTATGCAGAGAGATATTGAAGCCTTTGGCCGATCACTGAAACCAAATAGCTTTCCTAATCAAAGTTATTCCTTACTAAACCAAATGTGGACCATGAAAAATGCGGAAACCGACCCGAGCAATCTGACcctcaaaagaatgaaggtagCAGACAGCAGTGCAGCTAGTCAGCAAGTCCGGTCTGATGATTCTAGAATGCAAAACTTCTCTGGGCCAGATGATTTGCAGAGAAGCGTATCACTTCAACATGGAGGAAGGATGACTCCTCACAATGTTGCATTTTGTCCGGATGAATCTCAGACTGGCTCTCATAACAGTAATACTAGTTCTGTTAATCCTGAGCAAACTCAGATTAGTCCACATATGGCACCATCATGGTTCAATCAGTACGGAAGCTTCAAAAACGGGCAGATGTTACAGATGTATGATGCACACAGAGCTGCTGCCATGAAGACAATGGAACAGCCTTTAATTCCTGCAAATTCTACCAGTGGTTTGTATGCTTTTAACTCCTTTCAGCATGTAATACATGCAACTGCTGATAGAAGTCAAATTGGAAATCTCGGACGAAGTTCAGTTACCAACGCTGCTGGAACTGACCATTTTTCTTCTCTACAAACATTGCCCATGAACATTGATCAGCGGAACCCAATTATGAAACCCAAAAAGCGGAGACGTGCTACATCTGAATTCACTTCTTGGTACAAAGAAATTTCTCTGGATTTATGCAGTGATCAGACAATCAG CCTGGCGGATATAGAGTGGGCGAAAGCAGTTAATAGGCTTACTGAAAAG GTTAAAGAAATTGATTCTATTGATGATGGGCCACCAAGGCTTAAAGCTAGAAGAAGGCTTGTGTTGACCACTCAGCTTATGCAGCAACTATTTTATCCTCCGCCGGCAGCATTTCTATTTGCAGATGCTAAATCGGAGTATGAGAGCGTGGCCTACTCCATTTCTAGATTCGCATTAGGGGATGCATGTGGAATGGTCTCTTGCTCGAATGCCGATACCAATATGCCTCATGATGGCAAAGAACT